The genomic interval ATAAAGGCTGTTGCTGTTACCTTTTTTGAAACAGACCATCAAGCATGAAAATTGGTTTCTCGTCATGTAGCCCTAAATCAGTTTAGTCACAGCAGTTATCTTGGTTTTTTTACTTTAGATGAAAATTTCTTGTCTCAATATGAGAAATTAATGAGGCTTTCGTGAAGACTGGGGACTGGGGGCAGGGAGATGGGGAGAAATTTATCTTTCTTCTTGCCTGCCTTCTGCTTTCTGCCTTCTGCCTTCTGCCTCCTGTCAACTGTCACCTGTTACTTATTCAACATGAGCAATAGTCACACCAGTACCACCATCTGCTTGTTCTGCACTTTCGTAATGGCTGACTCTGGGGTGTTGATACAGAAATGCGTGAACTCCTTGCTTTAATTTACCAGTACCATAACCGTGAATAATCCACAATGGTCCAGCAGCTTCGGAAATAGCTTTGTCTAAGATATATTCGGCATCAGCTACCCGTTTTCCGCGCAAATCAACTGTATTTTTCGAGGTGCGAATGGCTAAAGCCGGGGCTGGTGGTGGGGTAACGGTCGGGGTCGGTTTTGGTTTGACTATGGGTTCTGGTTTCTGCCCATCTAAAGATTCTACGTCTTGTAATTGCACCGTCATTTTCATGATGCCAAAACGCACACTAAATTCTCCATCTTCATCAGGGGCGGTTAACACTTCGGCAGTTTGCCCTAATTTGGGTATGCGAATGCGATCGCCTACTTTGGGCATAAACCCTGGTTTGGGTTTGGGTGGTGGTGCAGGTTGATATTTTTCAGTAATTTCACTTAATGCTTTGGTTGCTTGCTGGGCATCTTGAGCGGTGGGTTTTCCTTGTTGCAAACGGCGAATAACTTGGGCAATTTCTCCTTTGGCTTGGATTATTGCTTGTTGTACTGCTACTTCCTGAGAAGCGCGTAAATCTTTTTCTCGCTCTTCCAAAGCTGTGGCTTTTCGAGAAACTTCTTGGTATAATTTCTCGGCTTGCTTTAATAATTCTTGAGCTTCAGCCGCTTTGGTTTCCTGACTGCGACGTTGCGCCTCTAAGCCAGCAATTACCTGATTAACTTCGTCCGTGGCTTCTCCTACTTGGCTTTTTGCTGCTTCTACCACTTCTGGTTTTAAACCCAACCGTAAAGCAATAGTTAAGGCGTTAGAACGTCCCGGAATCCCCCACAATAACCGATAGGTGGGTGAAAGAGTGGCTTCGTCAAATTCTACTGAGGCGTTTTCAAAGCGAATATCCTCATATTTTAAAGCTTTTAATTCCCCAAAGTGGGTGGTGGCAATGGTTAACTGGGCATGATCAGCGAGATATTGCAAAAGAGCGATCGCTAATGCACTTCCTTCCACCGGATCTGTACCTGCACCCACTTCATCTAGTAAAACTAGGGATTGGGGACTGGGGACTGGGGACTGGGGATTGGTGATTGGTGATGGGGAAAAATCTTCTCCCCTGCTCCCCTGCTCCACTGCTCCCCTGCTCCACTGCTCCCCTGCTCCACTGCTACCTGCTCCCTGTTCCCCTTCCTTTTCTTCTTCCCAGTCCCCAGTCCCCAGTCCCCGATCACCAGCCCCCAAAGCATTTAAAATCCGACTAATGCGGCGAATATGACCGGAAAAAGTAGATAAGCTTTGTTGTAAAGATTGTTCATCCCCAATATCGGCTAAAACTTGATCAAACCAAGGCATTTCGACTGGTTCACGGGCAGGAACAAATAAACCCACTTTAGCCATTAAGGCAGCTAATCCCAAGGTTTTTAAAGTTACAGTTTTACCGCCAGTATTGGGCCCGGTAATTGTGACTACTTTGATGTGGGGACTGATTAATAAATTAACGGGAATTACTGGATGTCCTTGCTCATGCTGTTGTTGCCAAACTAACAAAGGATGCCGTAATTGCCGCAGGGTAATTATTTCCTGTTCTTGGCGATTTACGAACCGGGGCGGATTTGCACCTATCCAAAAACTATACCTAGCTTTAGCTGTGGCTAAGTCTAAGGTGGTGACAATTGCTAATAACTTTTCTAAATCGGGTTTAACTGCGGCGACTTGTTCTGTTAAATTGCGACGAATAACTTCTTCTTCGGCTTGTTCTTTTCTGATAGCTTGGCGCAGTTGGTTGCCCATTGGCACAATGCTATTAGGTTCGATATACAAGGTTGCGCCGCTGGTGGATGTGTCGTGAACAATGCCAGGAATTGCGTCTTTTTGCGGTGCTTTCACGGGAATAACATAGCGATCGCCCCTTTGGGTGATAATCTGCTCTTGTAATGCTCCCGATTTTACCTGAATGATATTTTGCAGTTTACGTGTAATTTGACTGCGTAATTTTCGCAAATCTTCGCGAATTTCCCCTAATTTCTGACTAGCGCGGTCTGTAACTTGCGCCCGTTCATCAATACAACGGTGAATTTCTTGCTCTAGTTCTGGGTAAGTCCGTAATTCGGCAACTAACTCAGTCAGGATCGGTATATCTTCCTGATTATCAATTACCCGGCGTAAATTTCTTGCACCGGCGAGGGTTGTAGCAATACCTAACAGTTCTTCCCCAGACAAAATTCCTTGTAGTTCGGCTCGTTCTAGGGAGTCGCCAATATCTTGAATGCCTTCAAAGGATAACCCAGGCGTAAGCCGACTTTCCAGTTGATAGACTTCTTTGGTTTGCGCTAATAACTCTGTACTTTCCGCTTGAGTTGTCGGTATCGGCAAGGCACGGGCAACCATCGCCCCTAACTTAGTTGCCGCAAAGGTGGAAAGGTGCTGGCAAAGGCGATGCCATTCTAATAGTTCTAGGGTTTCAGACTGGATCAAGGCTTCACTATCTAATCTGAAACTATGGTAACAATTCTCGTCACAAGAAAGCTAAATCTTCTATAGTTTTCTTCCTCGTTCCTAGACTCTGGCTAGGAATGAAATCTCAGAGCCGACCTCTCTCCTACCTCTCCCTAACCCTCTCCTAAGAGGAGAGGGGAAAGGAATAACTTTTTTTACTTGAGAGGCTTTGATTTACCCCCCTTCCCTTGTAGGGAAGGGGCTGGGGGTTAGGTCTAATAATTGTGATTTAAATACATGAAAACTACTGTAAACCCCTTGTAGAGACTTTCCAGGAAACGTCTTTACAGTACAATTAGCCGAAAACTTTTGTAATCCTGAATATTGTGTCTGGAGGCTACCCAGGGTCTGCTATGGTGCTGCTGTTACAAAAATGGTAACACTAGCTTTATTTTGCTCATTTGCATACATACTGTTCTGAGTGCGATAGCTTTGCTCGCCGTAGGCATCGCTACACCAGTCCATACCAAGTTCGCAAATGAACACAAAACCATATCTGACAGCAACAGTCACAGGGCTTGCTGTCTTGTCCATACAGGTTCTAGCATCACAAACCGGCTTTACGCTCTCCGAACCAAATCCCCCCTCCTAAAACAGGATTCAAACCTTGTTCTAGCTCAAAATTCAGAGGAACAAACGCGAATTCGGGTGAATCAGGCAGCAAGTCCCAGTGTTGTATATATTAATATGGGCAAATCAAGTGGTAGTGGTTTTATTGTTAGTAGAGATGGGTTAATTATTACCAATGCTCACGTTTTAGAAGATGCTTCTAGCACCGTTACCGTTGTTCTGTCCGATGGGAGAAGGTTGCCGGCTGATATCATTGGCTTTGCTAAAAATGGTCTAGATTTAGCAGCAATTAAAATTCTTAACCAGAATAATTTGCCCGCATTACCTTTAGCAAAATCAGCCAAAACTGGACAATCTGTATATGCTATTGGTAGTCCCTTTGGTTATGAAAATCCCAATAATTTTACTGCAGGTGTTGTTAGTAATATTGACAATTTAGCAGGAGTAATTAAACACGATGCCCGAATTAATTCCGGTAATTCTGGTAGTCCATTACTCAACTCTCAAGCACAAGTTATTGGTGTGAATACAGCTGTGAGACTTGATAGACAGGGAGGCAATAGTGGCATTAGTATTGCCATTTCTGTTGATAAACTACAAGGCTTTTTAACAGCACTTCGTCAAGGTAATTTTTCCTCTGTGAGTACATTACCAAAAGAAGAGATAAAAAATCAGTCTCAACCATTAACTATGAATGGTCGAGCAATAAGTGGAAACCTCACTCAAAATGATAACAAGTTTGAAGATAATAGCTACTTTAGAAGCTACATCTTTGAGGGTAAACGAGGGCAAAAAATATCAATTCAAATGAATAGCAATGAAATAGATCCATTTTTAATGATTTTGAATTCTGAAGGAAAACCAATCGCACAAAATGACGATATATCACCTAATAATTTTAATGCCAGAATTGCTGCAACACTACCAAAAGATGATACCTACACAGTCATAGCTGGCAGTTTTGGTGCATCTGAATTAGGAGCTTTCACTATTACCGCTAATTCTGCTCCTTAGTATTTCCCTCGTTCCTAGTCTCCGACTAGGAATGAACTCTGAGAGGCTCTGCCTCCCTGAATACTAATACAAGGCAGAGCCTCTTAAACAGCATTCCCAGGTTCTACCTGGGAACGAGAAAACGAGAATAATTCAAAAAATTAACCCAAATTAGGAGCTTTGAAAAATCATGAGATTAGCATTATTAACTACTCTGTTCTTAACCACCACATTAGCCGCTACTCCTGTTTCTGCTCAGAAAGATGCAAATAATCAAGTTAGCTTTATCTGTGCTACCAGTCGTCATTCCCAATCTCAAAAGCGTGTTTCTACAACTTTTCTTTGGACACCAAATGGTAAAAAAGCAATGGTGAATTGGACATCTGTTTTAGCTGGTTATGCACCCGAAGAACGTTGTCAAAAAGTTTCTGAAAATTTTCAAGTTGCTTTCAATAATGGCAGTCTGAATTACGTTACCAATGCTGTCCAAAATGGTAGTAAAGTAATTTGTTCTGTGCGCTCAAGTGATGGTGCTTGTGATACTGTATTATTTACACTGCGCCCTAAAGACAATTCTAGAGATATTCTCAAACAATTAAATCAACTCTGGCTTGGTACTGCTACCACAGGACCTATTCAACAAAGTTCTGGAGAAGCAAAGTTTTACATTGATATTCGCCAATTTCTCAATACACCAACATCAAATAAAGTGTAATAACGAAAATTCTCGAAAATTGTAGGTTGGGTAGAACGAAGTGAAACCCAACAAATTCACGGAAGCATTCTTTTAAATACCTCACGCATTTGATTTAAGGAAGATAGAACGAAGTGAAACCCAACAAATTTACGGAAGCATTCTTTTAAATACCTCACGCATTTGATTTAAGGAGGGTAGAACGAAGTGAAACCCAACAAATTTACGGAGGTGTTGGGTTATGGCTTCGCCACACTTCGTGAACGTTCCTCAACCCAACCTACGTATAGTCTAAAATCTCTTTATTCACCCAAACGAAAAAACAAAATGAAACGCCTATTTTTCACCCTCATCTGCACAACTGCTTTATTAACTATCTCCCCACAATTATTATTTGTTCCTCCTAACCCTGTCACCGCACAACAAACCACTCCACAATTATTAACTACAGAAGAATTACAGAATTTAGCTAAATCAATCACTATCAAAGTATTAACTAAAAATGGCAGTGGTTCAGGGACTTTAATTGCTAAAAATGGGAATAATTACACGGTTTTAACTAATGATCATGTTTTGAGTCCCGGTGAATCTTATCGCGTTCAAACACCAGATGGTAAAATTTATGCGGCTACTGTGATTAAAGAAAAACCACCATCTTTAAAAAATCAAGATGTGGCTTTATTGCAGTTTCAATCAACAGCAGAATATACTATAGCCTCTTTAGGAATTTCTTCACCTATTGCTGTAGAACAAAAAATTGTTGCGGCTGGGTTTGTTTATGATAATGCTAAAATAATTTTCACAGACGGTAATATTTCTCTGTTACCAGATAAAAGTTTTCAAAGAGGTTATCGCATTGGTTACAGTAACAAAATTCAACCGGGAATGAGTGGGGGACCCATACTCAATTATCAAGGTGAAGTAATTGGGATTAATGCTGTTCATGCTTATCCTATTTCTGATAAAATATATGTATTTTCTGATAACTCTAAACCCAGTGCAGCCGAACGTCAACAAATGCGTCAATATAGTTGGGGTGTACCGATTTATAGTGTCGCTAAAGTCCTAACTGATATCAATGATGTCAATGTTGATAATAACCGATTGACAGCTAAAAAAGGTTTGATTAATGATATTGATAAAATTGCTCAAGAAATTACAGTTTTAATTCCTGCTGCTGATGGTGTTGGTTCAGGGGTAATTATTGCCCAAAAAAGTGATACTTATTATGTGCTGACATCTGATCATGTGGTATGGGATAATTTGCATGAAAAAAGATTTAGAGATAAGTTAGAAATTGTCACACCAAATAATCAAAGATATGCTGTAAATGTCAGCAAAATCAACAGAATGCCCGGTGTTGATTTAGCAGTTATGCAGTTTACCAGCAATAAAAAATATCGCGTTGCGACTTTAGCAAATTATAGTTTAGAAAATAAAAAAATGAATGTTTTTGTTTCTGGATTTCCTGCTAAGAAACAACAAAATAAGAATAAACCTAATCGCATTCTAACGGCGGGAAGTTTGATGAAACAAGAAAGGGTTAGGTTGAATACTTATGTAAGTTTCAATAATCAAGGTTCTTTAGAAAATCAACCTTCTATTCAACGTCGTCAAGTAGAGACTGTTTTGAGTGATGGTTATGAGCTACTTTATAGTAATATAACTGAGGGAGGTATGAGTGGCGGTGCTGTTTTGGATACCCAGGGGCGAGTTGTTGGTATTCATGGCAGAGTAGAAGCTGAACTAGAAAATAATAAACTTGAAGAAATCAATTTAGGTAGAAGTTCAGGTATTCCTATTAGTACCTTTTTAGGTTTAGTTAAGCAGGTAGGGATAGAGTCAGATTTAAAGATAGAAACTACTTTGCCACCTACACTTAAAAAGCCAGAAGAAGATTTAATTAGTGAATATTTATTACCATTAGATCAAGTTCCTCAAGATAGTGATGATGAAATATCATGGTTAAATTATGCAAATCAACTATGGCGTTCTAAGAAATATCCAGAAGCGATAAAAGCTGTTGATAAAGCGATTGAGAAAAAACCAGATTTTATCAAGCTTGGTATTTGAAAGGTTTGATATTCAATAATGAAGAAAAATATTTAGAATCTATTGCTGCTTTTGATAAAGCTGTGGAAATTAATCCAAACTTTGCTCAAGCTTGGAAATATCGTGGTAGGTCGCTATCAGGAACAAAGCAATTTTCAGAAGCATTGGTATCTTTTGATAAAGCTATTGCACTCAGCCCCAATCAGTTTGATCTTTATTTTTCCCGAGGTTTTATGTTGTTCCTATTAAACCGTTTTCCTGAAGCCATTAATGATTACAATCAAGCTATTAATATTTATCCTCACTCTTGGGTATATCAGAAGCGAGGTAATGCCTACGGAGAATTAGAAGACTATACAAAGGCTATATCAGACTACACTGAAGCCATTCGCCTTAACCCTAATGATGCTTTATCCTACTACTTTCGGGCTGTTGATTACTCTGAATTAAAAAACTATAAACAGGCTATATTAGACTATACTGAAGCCATTCGTTTCGACCCTAAAAATGCCTCATACTACTACTTTCGGGGTTTTATGTACTCAGAGAATTTACAAGATAATAAACAGGCTATAGCTGATTTCACTCAAGCCATTTATCTCGAACCTGAAAATGCTGAATACTACCAGTGGCGGGGTTTTGTATACTATCGTTTAAATGAAGAGAAAAAGGCTATAGCTGATTACAAAAAAGCAGTTGAGATTAAACCAAAAAATGCAGATGATTATCAGACACGGGGTCTTGTTTACTTACTATTGAGAGATTATAAACAGGCTATAGCTGATTACACTCAAGCCATTAAACTTGACCCTAAAAATGCCGACTACTACTGG from Anabaena sphaerica FACHB-251 carries:
- a CDS encoding trypsin-like peptidase domain-containing protein yields the protein MKPNKFTEVLGYGFATLRERSSTQPTYSLKSLYSPKRKNKMKRLFFTLICTTALLTISPQLLFVPPNPVTAQQTTPQLLTTEELQNLAKSITIKVLTKNGSGSGTLIAKNGNNYTVLTNDHVLSPGESYRVQTPDGKIYAATVIKEKPPSLKNQDVALLQFQSTAEYTIASLGISSPIAVEQKIVAAGFVYDNAKIIFTDGNISLLPDKSFQRGYRIGYSNKIQPGMSGGPILNYQGEVIGINAVHAYPISDKIYVFSDNSKPSAAERQQMRQYSWGVPIYSVAKVLTDINDVNVDNNRLTAKKGLINDIDKIAQEITVLIPAADGVGSGVIIAQKSDTYYVLTSDHVVWDNLHEKRFRDKLEIVTPNNQRYAVNVSKINRMPGVDLAVMQFTSNKKYRVATLANYSLENKKMNVFVSGFPAKKQQNKNKPNRILTAGSLMKQERVRLNTYVSFNNQGSLENQPSIQRRQVETVLSDGYELLYSNITEGGMSGGAVLDTQGRVVGIHGRVEAELENNKLEEINLGRSSGIPISTFLGLVKQVGIESDLKIETTLPPTLKKPEEDLISEYLLPLDQVPQDSDDEISWLNYANQLWRSKKYPEAIKAVDKAIEKKPDFIKLGI
- a CDS encoding endonuclease MutS2; this translates as MIQSETLELLEWHRLCQHLSTFAATKLGAMVARALPIPTTQAESTELLAQTKEVYQLESRLTPGLSFEGIQDIGDSLERAELQGILSGEELLGIATTLAGARNLRRVIDNQEDIPILTELVAELRTYPELEQEIHRCIDERAQVTDRASQKLGEIREDLRKLRSQITRKLQNIIQVKSGALQEQIITQRGDRYVIPVKAPQKDAIPGIVHDTSTSGATLYIEPNSIVPMGNQLRQAIRKEQAEEEVIRRNLTEQVAAVKPDLEKLLAIVTTLDLATAKARYSFWIGANPPRFVNRQEQEIITLRQLRHPLLVWQQQHEQGHPVIPVNLLISPHIKVVTITGPNTGGKTVTLKTLGLAALMAKVGLFVPAREPVEMPWFDQVLADIGDEQSLQQSLSTFSGHIRRISRILNALGAGDRGLGTGDWEEEKEGEQGAGSSGAGEQWSRGAVEQGSRGEDFSPSPITNPQSPVPSPQSLVLLDEVGAGTDPVEGSALAIALLQYLADHAQLTIATTHFGELKALKYEDIRFENASVEFDEATLSPTYRLLWGIPGRSNALTIALRLGLKPEVVEAAKSQVGEATDEVNQVIAGLEAQRRSQETKAAEAQELLKQAEKLYQEVSRKATALEEREKDLRASQEVAVQQAIIQAKGEIAQVIRRLQQGKPTAQDAQQATKALSEITEKYQPAPPPKPKPGFMPKVGDRIRIPKLGQTAEVLTAPDEDGEFSVRFGIMKMTVQLQDVESLDGQKPEPIVKPKPTPTVTPPPAPALAIRTSKNTVDLRGKRVADAEYILDKAISEAAGPLWIIHGYGTGKLKQGVHAFLYQHPRVSHYESAEQADGGTGVTIAHVE
- a CDS encoding COP23 domain-containing protein, which codes for MRLALLTTLFLTTTLAATPVSAQKDANNQVSFICATSRHSQSQKRVSTTFLWTPNGKKAMVNWTSVLAGYAPEERCQKVSENFQVAFNNGSLNYVTNAVQNGSKVICSVRSSDGACDTVLFTLRPKDNSRDILKQLNQLWLGTATTGPIQQSSGEAKFYIDIRQFLNTPTSNKV
- a CDS encoding trypsin-like peptidase domain-containing protein, which produces MSDSNSHRACCLVHTGSSITNRLYALRTKSPLLKQDSNLVLAQNSEEQTRIRVNQAASPSVVYINMGKSSGSGFIVSRDGLIITNAHVLEDASSTVTVVLSDGRRLPADIIGFAKNGLDLAAIKILNQNNLPALPLAKSAKTGQSVYAIGSPFGYENPNNFTAGVVSNIDNLAGVIKHDARINSGNSGSPLLNSQAQVIGVNTAVRLDRQGGNSGISIAISVDKLQGFLTALRQGNFSSVSTLPKEEIKNQSQPLTMNGRAISGNLTQNDNKFEDNSYFRSYIFEGKRGQKISIQMNSNEIDPFLMILNSEGKPIAQNDDISPNNFNARIAATLPKDDTYTVIAGSFGASELGAFTITANSAP